Proteins encoded together in one Larus michahellis chromosome 4, bLarMic1.1, whole genome shotgun sequence window:
- the LOC141743075 gene encoding inositol 1,4,5-trisphosphate receptor-interacting protein-like 1: MAATIVLALLAQSIIQLLQRVGSELDDSKHEHVQQLMEQLSLETTRLLQELERGAFAWGALLFAALRQWQFWAIAGVMVLLFRLCCWLRKRSQQPKKDTLRDEADKEEPEEIPSVALDLRWISATRLLDLSESFTMVEELVDELLRICQKLSWDSFVPRLGPVIGVSSTLQGWIPCEEEAVYRLLVPLKPPRGHAFHLEMGSATEDTLARKASLRVDLRCTCMKEPLAEDMLCFLHHPEEELREKQGPSLLHTFCTGPYLDIDTTARWLQMLLKDAWAVMPQSRHCCLTVLPSKHSCKLQMTHTSNRTILIELMFGVKQGDSYAFLSCE, from the coding sequence atggctgcaacAATAGTCCTCGCCTTGCTTGCGCAAAGCATCATCCAGCTCCTGCAGAGGGTTGGCAGTGAGCTGGACGACAGCAAGCACGAGCACGTGCAGCAGCTtatggagcagctgagcctggagacgactcggctgctgcaggagctggagcggggcgcctttgcctggggagccctgctcTTCGCTGCCTTACGGCAATGGCAGTTCTGGGCCATTGCAGGAGTGatggtcctgctcttcaggctctgctgctggctcaggaaaaggagccaacaaccaaagaaggacactttgagagacgaggctgataaggaggagccagaagaaatacccagtgttgccctggatctgcgctggatttcggccacacgccttctggacctgtcagagtccttcacaatggtggaggagctggtggacGAACTTCTCCGTATCTGCCAAAAACTCTCTTGGGACAGTTTCGTGCCACGACTGGGGCCAGTCATCGGGGTGAGCAGCACCTTACAAGGTTGGattccctgtgaggaggaggCCGTCTACCGCCTACTCGTGCCCCTGAAGCCCCCCCGGGGCCATGCCTTCCACCTGGAGATGGGCAGCGCCACCGAGGACACGCTGGCGAGGAAGGCCAGCCTCCGCGTAGACCTGCGGTGTACCTGCATGAAGGAGCCGCTGGCGGAGgacatgctgtgcttcctccaccaccctgaggaggagctgagggaaaaaCAGGGGCCCAGCCTCCTACACACCTTCTGCACTGGCCCCTACCTGGACATAGACACAACCGCACGCTGGCTCCAGATGCTGCTAAAAGATGCCTGGGCGGTTATGCCCCAGTCGAGACACTGCTGTCTaacggtgctgccctccaagcactcctgcaagctccagaTGACGCACACTTCCAACAGAACCATCCTGATTGAGCTCATGTTTGGAGTGAAGCAGGGCGACTCGTACGCCTTCCTCAGCTGTGAGTAG